A part of Microbacterium atlanticum genomic DNA contains:
- the pyrF gene encoding orotidine-5'-phosphate decarboxylase has translation MTPFGERVRAAMTAHGQLCVGIDPHEHLLAEWGLDATAAGAREFGLRVVEAAAGRVAAVKPQVSFFERFGSAGIAALEDVLAAGRAAGLIVIADAKRGDIGSTMDAYAAAWLAPDSPLEADAVTVSPFLGVGALEGTFELAHRHGKGVFVLAATSNSEALGLQRARTAGGDTVSAEVVREVSDRNAAATSDGQWGSLGFVIGGTVEWTDAGLGPFSPVAPILGPGFGHQGAEPHQLRARYGALSEAVVASESRSILAAGPDRLAARISERALLYRGE, from the coding sequence ATGACCCCGTTCGGCGAGCGGGTCCGTGCGGCGATGACGGCGCACGGGCAGCTGTGCGTCGGCATCGACCCGCACGAGCACCTGCTCGCCGAGTGGGGTCTGGATGCCACGGCCGCCGGTGCGCGTGAGTTCGGCCTCCGGGTGGTCGAGGCCGCGGCCGGCCGCGTGGCCGCGGTCAAGCCGCAGGTGTCGTTCTTCGAGCGCTTCGGCTCCGCGGGCATCGCGGCGCTGGAGGACGTGCTCGCCGCCGGCCGCGCGGCCGGCCTCATCGTCATCGCCGACGCCAAGCGCGGCGACATCGGCTCGACGATGGACGCCTACGCGGCGGCGTGGCTGGCACCGGACTCGCCGCTGGAGGCGGACGCGGTGACGGTCAGCCCGTTCCTCGGCGTCGGCGCACTCGAGGGCACCTTCGAACTCGCTCACCGCCACGGCAAGGGTGTCTTCGTGCTGGCTGCCACGAGCAATTCCGAGGCGCTTGGGCTCCAGCGCGCGCGGACCGCGGGCGGCGACACCGTCTCCGCCGAAGTGGTGCGGGAGGTGTCCGATCGGAACGCGGCCGCGACCTCGGACGGTCAGTGGGGGAGCCTCGGCTTCGTCATCGGCGGCACTGTCGAGTGGACGGATGCCGGCCTCGGGCCGTTCTCGCCGGTGGCACCGATCCTCGGTCCGGGCTTCGGTCATCAGGGGGCAGAGCCGCATCAGCTTCGCGCGCGCTACGGCGCGCTGTCCGAAGCGGTGGTAGCGTCGGAGAGCCGCAGCATCCTGGCTGCCGGACCCGACCGGCTCGCCGCGCGCATATCCGAGCGCGCCCTTCTCTACCGTGGTGAATGA
- the gmk gene encoding guanylate kinase produces MPDSRTPPEVDRAAASRRAVAARRERAALKKDVAMRVITPQELLRRALADPASPAGAMRVPEFLTAIPAIGEGKRDRILHELEISPVKRLGGLGSRQREDLRRFLDERWPELEPRGGRSRLIVLAGPTAVGKGTVAAHIKEHHPEIHLSVSATTRAPRPGETDGEHYFFVDDAEFDRMVAEGELLEHATVHNAHRYGTPRRPIEEALAAGRTVLLEIDLQGARQVREADPTATLVFLLPPSWDELVQRLVGRGTEDAAERSRRLRTAKTELASQHEFDYRVVNDDVARAAAEVAALAHAARPVP; encoded by the coding sequence ATGCCCGATTCGCGCACCCCTCCCGAGGTCGACCGCGCGGCGGCCTCCCGCCGTGCCGTCGCCGCCCGCCGCGAGCGCGCCGCCCTCAAGAAGGACGTCGCGATGCGGGTGATCACGCCGCAGGAGCTCCTGCGCCGCGCCCTCGCCGACCCCGCGTCCCCCGCAGGCGCCATGCGGGTGCCCGAGTTCCTCACCGCGATCCCCGCGATCGGCGAGGGCAAGCGCGATCGCATCCTGCACGAGCTGGAGATCTCGCCGGTCAAGCGACTGGGCGGGCTCGGCTCGCGCCAGCGCGAGGATCTGCGGCGCTTCCTGGACGAGCGCTGGCCGGAGCTCGAGCCCCGCGGCGGCCGCAGCCGCCTCATCGTGCTCGCCGGTCCGACCGCGGTCGGCAAGGGGACGGTCGCCGCGCACATCAAGGAGCACCACCCCGAGATCCACCTCTCGGTCTCGGCGACCACCCGCGCGCCCCGGCCGGGTGAGACCGACGGCGAGCACTACTTCTTCGTCGACGACGCCGAGTTCGACCGCATGGTCGCCGAGGGCGAGCTCCTCGAGCACGCCACGGTCCACAACGCCCACCGCTACGGAACGCCTCGCCGGCCGATCGAGGAGGCTCTCGCCGCGGGCCGGACGGTGCTGCTCGAGATCGACCTGCAGGGCGCACGGCAGGTGCGCGAGGCCGACCCGACGGCCACCCTGGTCTTCCTGCTGCCGCCGAGCTGGGACGAGCTCGTGCAGCGTCTGGTCGGTCGCGGCACCGAGGATGCCGCGGAGCGGTCGCGGCGCCTGCGGACCGCGAAGACCGAGCTGGCATCGCAGCATGAGTTCGACTACCGCGTGGTCAACGACGACGTCGCCCGTGCCGCCGCTGAGGTGGCCGCCCTTGCGCACGCGGCGCGCCCCGTCCCGTAG
- the rpoZ gene encoding DNA-directed RNA polymerase subunit omega — protein MAGTNQGIIEPPIDSLLEKVDSKYQLVIYAAKRARQINDYYSDLHEGNLFDNVGPLVDSTVEDKPLTIALHEIHEDKLRLRHLE, from the coding sequence ATGGCCGGAACGAACCAGGGCATCATCGAGCCCCCCATCGACAGCCTGCTCGAGAAGGTCGACTCGAAGTACCAGCTCGTGATCTACGCCGCCAAGCGTGCGCGCCAGATCAACGACTACTACTCCGACCTGCACGAGGGCAACCTCTTCGACAACGTCGGTCCGCTGGTCGACTCCACCGTGGAGGACAAGCCGCTGACGATCGCGCTGCACGAGATCCACGAGGACAAGCTGCGCCTTCGCCACCTGGAGTGA
- the metK gene encoding methionine adenosyltransferase gives MTELRLFTSESVTEGHPDKICDQISDSILDAILAEDADGRVAVETLVTTGLVHVAGEVSTSAYVEIPAIVRDVVNRIGYTSSETGFDGDSCGVSVSIGAQSSDIAAGVDKAFERREDGSEDPHDLQGAGDQGIMFGYATTETPQLMPMAAWTAHRMAERLAEVRRSGELPFLRPDGKTQVTLGYDGHTPKTVDSVVLSTQHHPDISQKALRAAVRAEVIDPVLEATGLDLPHVKFYINPAGPFVIGGPKGDAGLTGRKVIIDTYGGAARHGGGAFSGKDPSKVDRSAAYAMRWVAKNAVAAGLAERLEVQVAYAIGKAKPVGLYVETFGTGRVADEVITDAILEVFDLRPKAIIDQLDLLRPIYAQTAAYGHFGRELPDFTWERTDRADALRAAAGL, from the coding sequence ATGACCGAACTGCGTCTGTTCACCTCCGAGTCCGTCACCGAGGGGCACCCCGACAAGATCTGCGACCAGATCTCCGACTCGATCCTCGACGCGATCCTCGCTGAGGACGCCGACGGGCGGGTCGCGGTCGAGACGCTCGTGACGACCGGTCTCGTCCACGTGGCGGGCGAGGTGTCGACCTCGGCCTACGTCGAGATCCCCGCGATCGTCCGCGACGTCGTCAACCGCATCGGCTACACGTCGAGCGAGACGGGCTTCGACGGCGACTCGTGCGGCGTGAGCGTCTCGATCGGTGCGCAGTCCTCCGACATCGCCGCCGGCGTCGACAAGGCGTTCGAGCGGCGCGAGGACGGCTCGGAAGACCCCCACGACCTGCAGGGCGCGGGGGACCAGGGGATCATGTTCGGCTACGCGACCACCGAGACTCCGCAGCTCATGCCCATGGCAGCCTGGACGGCGCACCGGATGGCCGAGCGCCTCGCCGAGGTGCGCCGCTCGGGCGAGCTGCCGTTCCTGCGTCCCGACGGCAAGACCCAGGTCACGCTCGGCTACGACGGGCACACTCCGAAGACCGTCGACTCCGTCGTGCTCTCGACGCAGCACCACCCCGACATCTCGCAGAAGGCGCTGCGCGCGGCGGTCCGGGCCGAGGTGATCGACCCGGTGCTCGAGGCGACGGGGCTCGACCTTCCCCACGTGAAGTTCTACATCAACCCCGCGGGCCCGTTCGTCATCGGCGGCCCCAAGGGCGATGCCGGCCTGACAGGCCGCAAGGTCATCATCGACACCTACGGCGGCGCCGCCCGGCACGGCGGCGGCGCGTTCAGCGGCAAGGACCCGTCGAAGGTCGACCGCTCCGCTGCCTACGCGATGCGCTGGGTCGCCAAGAATGCGGTCGCCGCCGGTCTCGCCGAGCGGCTCGAGGTGCAGGTCGCGTACGCCATCGGCAAGGCCAAGCCTGTCGGGCTGTACGTCGAGACGTTCGGCACGGGCAGAGTGGCCGACGAGGTCATCACCGACGCGATCCTCGAGGTGTTCGACCTGCGCCCCAAGGCCATCATCGACCAGCTCGACCTGCTCCGCCCCATCTATGCGCAGACGGCGGCTTACGGTCATTTCGGGCGAGAGCTGCCCGATTTCACGTGGGAGCGCACCGACCGCGCAGACGCACTGCGCGCGGCCGCCGGGCTCTGA
- a CDS encoding primosomal protein N', with amino-acid sequence MTAVDDEGSAPAGAQSGRRVARVLIDSPLPQLDRLFDYEVPAALATEAVPGVRVRVPLRSAGRVVDGLLVDLGEPDAESRPLSQLEAVVSPVRVLPPSLYALARRAADRAAGSAGDILRLAIPRRMVRAEKAWLAADPPARPTVDPTDLAWADGVLAAYPGLAEALDDGERLAVDAPPIPSRLDDARAIGSWAVLLGAAATHVLAGGRSVVLAVPDHRDRAQLEAVLEARIPSGALVRDDARQSGPARYAAFLRTLSDAPCVVIGNRSAVYAPVSDPGLVALWDDGDPLLGEPLSPGVHARDAALLRQELDGSALLFAGHTRTTDVERLVAVGWVRDLPAARRVSPRVVLTSTREGESRAARIPSSAFAAAREALAEGPVLVQVARPGYAPVLVCAACRHPARCPSCGGPLHAARHGAVPTCSWCGRAAHAWTCPECTSAMLRMASAGSERTADELGRAFPGTRVVVADGDHPVTQVDARPALVVSTRGAEPLALGGYRAVILLDGDRMLMADDLRIGESCLRWWSNAAALAAPGAPVHLVGVTGDVARALATWTQAAYARAELADRTPLRMPPAVRVAAVDGQRRAVDAALADLRRAVPELDAEAVLGPVPRGEGVRALVRFDYAVGARVAASLRASVVSEAVKGRRPAKGRAPAAAHTLKVRVDVPDLDL; translated from the coding sequence GTGACGGCGGTGGACGACGAGGGCTCCGCGCCGGCGGGCGCGCAGAGCGGACGCCGCGTGGCCCGCGTGCTGATCGACTCGCCGCTGCCTCAACTGGACCGGCTGTTCGACTACGAGGTTCCCGCCGCGCTCGCGACGGAGGCGGTTCCCGGCGTGCGGGTGCGCGTTCCGCTGCGGAGCGCGGGCCGCGTGGTCGACGGGCTGCTCGTCGATCTGGGGGAGCCGGATGCCGAGAGCCGGCCCCTCTCGCAGCTCGAGGCGGTGGTGTCGCCGGTGCGGGTGCTGCCGCCGTCGCTGTACGCCTTGGCCCGCAGGGCCGCCGACCGCGCGGCGGGCTCGGCAGGCGACATCCTCCGGCTCGCGATCCCCAGGCGGATGGTGCGTGCCGAGAAAGCCTGGTTGGCCGCGGACCCGCCGGCGCGCCCGACAGTCGACCCCACCGATCTCGCGTGGGCGGATGGGGTGCTGGCGGCGTATCCGGGGCTGGCGGAGGCGCTGGACGACGGTGAGCGCCTGGCCGTCGACGCGCCGCCCATCCCCTCCCGGCTCGATGACGCCCGTGCGATCGGATCGTGGGCGGTGCTGCTTGGCGCGGCTGCGACGCACGTGCTGGCCGGCGGGCGCAGCGTCGTGCTGGCCGTGCCCGACCACCGAGATCGCGCACAGCTCGAGGCCGTGCTGGAAGCGCGCATCCCCAGCGGAGCGCTCGTCCGCGACGACGCGCGGCAGAGCGGACCGGCCCGCTATGCCGCCTTCCTGCGTACCCTGAGCGACGCGCCGTGCGTGGTCATCGGCAACCGCTCCGCCGTCTATGCGCCCGTCTCGGATCCGGGCCTGGTGGCGTTGTGGGACGACGGCGACCCGCTGCTCGGCGAACCGCTCAGTCCCGGTGTCCACGCCCGCGACGCCGCGCTCCTGCGCCAGGAGCTCGACGGCAGCGCGCTCCTGTTCGCCGGACACACCCGCACCACCGATGTCGAACGCCTGGTGGCGGTGGGCTGGGTGCGAGACCTTCCGGCTGCGCGGCGCGTGAGCCCGCGGGTGGTGCTCACCTCCACGCGCGAAGGCGAGTCGCGGGCGGCGCGGATCCCCTCCTCGGCGTTCGCAGCCGCGCGCGAGGCACTCGCGGAGGGGCCCGTGCTGGTCCAGGTCGCCCGGCCGGGCTACGCCCCGGTCCTCGTGTGCGCGGCGTGCCGGCATCCTGCCCGCTGCCCCTCCTGCGGCGGGCCGCTGCATGCCGCCCGTCACGGTGCTGTGCCGACGTGCTCATGGTGCGGGCGCGCCGCCCACGCCTGGACGTGCCCGGAGTGCACCTCGGCGATGCTGCGGATGGCGTCGGCCGGAAGCGAGCGCACCGCCGACGAACTCGGGCGCGCGTTCCCCGGCACCCGCGTCGTCGTCGCCGACGGCGATCACCCCGTCACACAGGTCGACGCCCGTCCCGCCCTCGTCGTGTCGACGCGCGGCGCGGAGCCGCTCGCGCTCGGCGGCTACCGGGCGGTGATCCTGCTGGACGGCGACCGGATGCTGATGGCCGACGACCTGCGCATCGGTGAATCGTGCTTGCGCTGGTGGTCCAACGCGGCCGCGCTCGCGGCGCCCGGAGCGCCGGTGCACCTGGTGGGCGTCACCGGCGACGTGGCACGTGCGCTCGCGACGTGGACGCAGGCGGCGTACGCGCGCGCGGAACTGGCCGATCGGACGCCCCTGCGCATGCCGCCCGCGGTGCGGGTGGCGGCCGTCGACGGCCAGCGGCGTGCCGTGGACGCCGCGCTCGCGGACCTGCGCCGCGCGGTGCCGGAGCTCGACGCGGAGGCGGTGCTCGGGCCCGTCCCGCGCGGAGAGGGGGTGCGTGCCCTGGTCCGCTTCGACTACGCCGTCGGAGCGCGGGTCGCGGCGAGCCTGCGCGCCTCTGTGGTGAGCGAGGCGGTCAAGGGCCGGCGTCCCGCGAAGGGTCGCGCCCCGGCCGCCGCCCATACACTGAAGGTTCGGGTCGACGTGCCCGATCTCGATCTCTGA
- the fmt gene encoding methionyl-tRNA formyltransferase has protein sequence MRLVFAGTPAPAVPSLRRLAASAHDIVAVITRTDAPVGRRRVLTPSPVAAAAHELGLRVIRADRLDAGVTSEVAALAPDLGVIVAYGGLVREPLLSTPEHGWINLHFSLLPRWRGAAPVQQALIAGDAETGASVFQLVAELDAGDVFGQRAVSIPADATAGDLLTSLAESGAGLLAEVVDAIAAGTASARPQEGGVTYAGKLGDDDGRIRWEDPRPAVLGRIRGVTPEPGAHTTIDGARLKVLAVAAAPDDAPVLAPGALALHGRQVLAGTGSAPVVLETVQPAGKGAMRAADWWRGRRAGDAVAGS, from the coding sequence ATGCGCCTCGTCTTCGCCGGCACCCCGGCGCCGGCTGTGCCGTCGCTGCGCCGGCTCGCGGCATCCGCTCACGACATCGTCGCCGTCATCACCCGCACCGACGCGCCCGTCGGGCGAAGACGCGTCCTCACGCCGTCGCCCGTCGCCGCGGCCGCGCACGAGCTGGGACTCCGGGTGATCCGAGCGGATCGACTGGACGCCGGCGTGACCTCCGAGGTCGCCGCTCTCGCCCCCGACCTCGGGGTCATCGTCGCCTACGGCGGCCTGGTGCGCGAGCCGCTCCTGTCGACCCCCGAGCACGGCTGGATCAACCTGCACTTCTCGCTGCTTCCGCGCTGGCGGGGTGCGGCGCCCGTTCAGCAGGCGCTCATCGCCGGCGACGCCGAGACCGGCGCCAGCGTGTTCCAGCTCGTCGCCGAGCTCGACGCGGGAGACGTGTTCGGCCAGCGCGCCGTGTCGATCCCGGCAGACGCGACCGCCGGAGACCTTCTGACGTCCCTCGCCGAGTCCGGCGCGGGGCTGCTGGCCGAAGTGGTCGACGCCATCGCGGCCGGGACGGCCAGCGCACGACCGCAGGAGGGCGGTGTCACCTACGCCGGGAAGCTCGGCGACGACGACGGCCGCATCCGCTGGGAGGATCCGAGGCCGGCGGTCCTCGGACGCATCCGCGGCGTCACCCCCGAGCCCGGGGCGCACACGACGATCGACGGCGCACGGTTGAAGGTGCTCGCGGTCGCCGCGGCGCCCGACGACGCGCCGGTCCTCGCCCCGGGAGCACTCGCCCTGCACGGCCGCCAGGTGCTCGCCGGGACGGGCTCGGCCCCCGTTGTGCTCGAGACCGTGCAGCCGGCCGGCAAGGGTGCGATGCGGGCAGCCGACTGGTGGCGGGGTCGCCGCGCCGGCGACGCGGTGGCCGGATCGTGA
- a CDS encoding RsmB/NOP family class I SAM-dependent RNA methyltransferase, with the protein MSRTVAARRVAYDTLRAVHESDAYANLLLPTAITRAGLSSADAALATELTYGTLRRQGTYDAVISIAADRPIGEIDPAVLDALRLGVHQLLSTRVASHAAVNESVELARSAGGRGAAGFANAVLRRVSRDTPGDWMTHVAASARSDDEQLGLLFSHPVWVVRAFRRALAAEGRADELEALLTADNASPRVTMAALPELADVPEEARRTPFSPIGFRLGGGDPETLVSASGGRIRVQDEGSQLAALALTRAMPVSAGERWLDLCAGPGGKTAVLAAEALAHGASLEANEISPTRAGLVRQALAGVPLGVTVSEQDGRTRAGDAPGTYDRILVDAPCTGLGALRRRPEARWRKAPSDVPALTELQRELLDAAVTALKPGGVVAYVTCSPHLAETSGVVADILREWDSALEELSARDVITALSSADPGLPRQSDESGRAQLWPHRHNTDAMSVSLLRRV; encoded by the coding sequence GTGAGCCGCACCGTCGCCGCGCGCCGCGTCGCCTACGACACCCTCCGGGCGGTCCACGAATCGGACGCGTACGCGAATCTCCTGCTTCCCACGGCGATCACCCGCGCGGGGCTGTCGAGCGCCGACGCCGCGCTCGCGACCGAGCTCACCTACGGGACGCTGCGGCGGCAGGGCACGTACGACGCCGTGATCTCCATCGCCGCCGACCGGCCCATCGGCGAGATCGACCCCGCCGTTCTGGACGCGCTGCGCCTCGGCGTCCACCAGCTGCTGTCGACCCGGGTGGCCTCGCACGCCGCGGTGAACGAGTCCGTCGAGCTCGCCCGCTCCGCCGGGGGCCGGGGTGCGGCCGGGTTCGCGAACGCGGTGCTGCGGCGCGTCTCGCGCGACACCCCGGGCGACTGGATGACCCACGTGGCCGCCAGCGCGCGCTCGGACGACGAGCAGCTCGGCCTGTTGTTCTCCCATCCCGTCTGGGTCGTGCGGGCGTTCCGCCGTGCCCTCGCCGCGGAGGGGCGCGCCGACGAGCTGGAAGCCCTGCTCACCGCCGACAACGCCTCGCCGCGCGTCACGATGGCCGCGCTCCCGGAGCTCGCCGACGTGCCCGAGGAGGCGAGGCGGACGCCCTTCTCGCCGATCGGCTTCCGGCTGGGCGGCGGCGACCCCGAGACCCTGGTGAGCGCCAGCGGGGGGCGCATCCGCGTCCAGGACGAGGGCTCCCAGCTGGCCGCGCTCGCACTGACGCGGGCGATGCCGGTGTCGGCGGGGGAGCGCTGGCTCGACCTGTGCGCCGGACCCGGCGGCAAGACCGCCGTGCTGGCGGCCGAGGCGCTCGCGCACGGGGCGTCGCTCGAGGCGAACGAGATCTCGCCCACGCGGGCGGGCCTGGTCCGTCAGGCGCTGGCCGGGGTGCCACTGGGGGTCACGGTCTCGGAGCAGGACGGTCGCACCCGCGCCGGGGATGCTCCGGGTACCTACGACCGCATCCTGGTGGATGCCCCGTGCACCGGTCTCGGCGCGCTGCGGCGCCGCCCCGAAGCCCGGTGGCGCAAGGCGCCCAGCGACGTGCCCGCTCTGACCGAGTTGCAGCGCGAGCTGCTCGACGCCGCGGTGACCGCCCTCAAGCCGGGAGGCGTCGTCGCGTACGTGACGTGCTCACCGCACCTCGCCGAGACCTCCGGCGTCGTGGCGGACATCCTCAGGGAGTGGGACAGCGCGCTCGAGGAGCTCTCGGCCCGCGACGTCATCACCGCACTGTCGTCCGCGGACCCGGGCCTGCCTCGGCAGTCCGACGAGAGCGGGCGGGCGCAGCTCTGGCCGCACCGGCACAACACCGACGCCATGTCGGTGTCGCTGCTGCGGCGCGTCTGA
- the glsA gene encoding glutaminase A, with protein MDPITALLHEALEDVRPQTGGATADYIPQLAAADPDRLALAVVGPRGRVRAVGDADHEFTIQSISKPFVLALALADRGRDEVMRRVGAEPSGEPFNAISLEAGTGRPANPMVNAGAIATSGLIPGGGVDERTARIVDGLSAFAGRSLWVDEQVYASESATGDRNRALAHLLRSHGIIDGPVDTAVETYFRQCSVLVTVRDLAVMSATLAFGGVNPVNGDRVVPEPVARDVLSIMTSCGMYDYSGEWLLRVGLPAKSGVSGGLLAVAPSQFGVAAFSPRLDEHGNSVRGIALLEALSERFGMHLLEPHDSVAVPAFTVEDTDRGRVLRLSGELGLAGMERVVAVLREVAEAMPDGAEVTVDARALGRAHDAALVALRTEFEQMPHSIRLAD; from the coding sequence GTGGATCCCATCACGGCGCTGCTGCACGAGGCACTGGAGGACGTCCGCCCGCAGACGGGCGGTGCCACCGCGGACTACATCCCGCAGCTCGCAGCCGCCGACCCGGATCGGCTGGCGCTGGCTGTCGTGGGCCCCCGCGGACGGGTGCGCGCCGTCGGGGACGCCGACCACGAGTTCACCATCCAGTCGATCTCGAAGCCGTTCGTGCTGGCGCTCGCCCTGGCGGACCGCGGACGCGACGAGGTGATGCGCAGGGTCGGCGCCGAGCCGAGCGGAGAGCCGTTCAATGCGATCAGCCTCGAGGCCGGAACCGGCCGCCCCGCCAACCCGATGGTCAACGCCGGTGCCATCGCGACGTCGGGGCTGATCCCCGGCGGCGGCGTCGACGAGCGGACGGCACGCATCGTCGACGGTCTCTCGGCGTTCGCCGGACGCTCGCTGTGGGTGGACGAGCAGGTGTACGCCTCGGAGTCCGCCACCGGCGACCGCAACCGCGCGCTGGCGCATCTCCTGCGATCGCACGGGATCATCGACGGTCCCGTCGACACCGCCGTCGAGACCTACTTCCGGCAGTGCTCGGTGCTGGTGACGGTGCGCGACCTCGCCGTCATGTCCGCGACCCTCGCCTTCGGCGGGGTGAACCCCGTCAACGGCGACCGGGTCGTTCCCGAGCCCGTTGCGCGCGACGTGCTGTCGATCATGACCAGCTGCGGCATGTACGACTACTCCGGTGAATGGCTGCTGCGGGTGGGGCTGCCCGCCAAGAGCGGAGTGAGCGGCGGCCTCCTGGCCGTCGCACCCTCGCAGTTCGGGGTCGCGGCCTTCAGCCCTCGCCTGGACGAGCACGGCAACTCCGTGCGCGGCATCGCCCTGCTCGAGGCGCTCTCCGAACGATTCGGCATGCACCTGCTGGAGCCGCACGACAGCGTCGCGGTCCCCGCATTCACGGTCGAGGACACCGATCGCGGCCGGGTGCTGCGCCTCTCGGGCGAGCTCGGGCTGGCGGGGATGGAGCGGGTGGTCGCGGTGCTGCGGGAGGTCGCGGAGGCGATGCCCGACGGGGCCGAGGTGACCGTCGACGCTCGCGCTCTCGGCCGCGCGCACGACGCGGCGCTCGTCGCGCTGCGCACCGAGTTCGAGCAGATGCCGCACTCGATCCGCCTCGCCGATTGA
- the rpe gene encoding ribulose-phosphate 3-epimerase: MLPNDETGRAGGIRINPSILAADFVNMQAELARIATADFVHVDVMDNHFVPNLTFGPQMVERIQATSPVPLDVHLMITDPDRWAPGYAELGAASVTFHLEAATEPVALARRLRGIGARAGVAVKPATPVESLFDLLEDFDQILVMTVEPGFGGQSFMPETMPKLRRLADEAHRRRSSVWLQVDGGIGESTIAQAAEAGADTFVAGSAVFGAGDPAGAIIGLREAAAAHHVH; encoded by the coding sequence GTGCTCCCGAACGACGAGACCGGCCGCGCGGGCGGCATCCGCATCAACCCCAGCATCCTGGCCGCCGACTTCGTCAACATGCAGGCGGAGCTGGCCCGGATCGCCACCGCGGACTTCGTGCACGTCGACGTCATGGACAACCACTTCGTGCCCAACCTCACGTTCGGGCCGCAGATGGTCGAGCGCATCCAGGCCACCAGCCCGGTGCCGCTGGACGTGCATCTCATGATCACCGACCCCGACCGCTGGGCACCGGGCTACGCGGAGCTGGGGGCCGCCTCGGTCACGTTCCACCTCGAGGCCGCGACCGAGCCGGTCGCGCTGGCCCGCCGGCTGCGCGGCATCGGCGCCCGCGCCGGTGTCGCGGTGAAGCCCGCCACGCCCGTGGAGAGCCTCTTCGACCTGCTCGAGGACTTCGACCAGATCCTCGTCATGACCGTCGAACCGGGTTTCGGCGGGCAGTCCTTCATGCCCGAGACCATGCCCAAGCTGCGCCGGCTGGCCGACGAGGCGCACCGGCGCCGGTCCTCGGTGTGGCTGCAGGTCGACGGCGGGATCGGCGAGAGCACCATCGCCCAGGCCGCCGAGGCGGGCGCCGATACGTTCGTCGCCGGATCCGCGGTGTTCGGCGCCGGCGACCCGGCCGGCGCGATCATCGGATTGCGCGAGGCGGCCGCCGCCCACCACGTGCACTGA
- a CDS encoding phosphoribosyl-ATP diphosphatase, with protein MKTFDALYAELAAKAAERPEGSGTVAQLDAGVHAIGKKIVEEAAEVWMAAEYESADAAAEEISQLLYHLQVLMLAKGLTLEDVYRHL; from the coding sequence GTGAAGACGTTCGACGCGCTGTACGCCGAGCTCGCCGCGAAAGCAGCCGAGCGCCCCGAGGGGTCGGGCACCGTCGCACAGCTGGACGCGGGCGTCCACGCGATCGGCAAGAAGATCGTCGAGGAGGCCGCCGAGGTCTGGATGGCGGCCGAGTACGAGTCGGCGGATGCCGCAGCCGAGGAGATCTCGCAGCTGCTGTACCACCTCCAGGTGCTGATGCTCGCGAAGGGGCTGACCCTCGAAGACGTCTACCGACATCTCTGA
- the hisG gene encoding ATP phosphoribosyltransferase, which translates to MLRIAVPNKGSLAETASEMLHEAGYIGRRDPKDLHVIDPENEVEFFYLRPKDIATYVGSGALDVGITGRDLLLDARMPGAREVEALGFGDSTFRFAGPPGRFADVEDLQGFRVATAYPGLVDAFLDDRGVAVDLVPLDGAVESAVRLGVADAVADVVSTGTTLRQAGLEIFGPVLLQSEAVLITSPTQAEGTGTLLRRLRGVMVARRYVMVDYDLPAELVDDAVKIAPGIESPTISPLRDPAWVAVRVMVARKGVNQVMDALYAIGARAILVTAIHNARL; encoded by the coding sequence ATGCTGCGAATCGCCGTGCCCAACAAGGGCTCGCTCGCCGAGACCGCCTCTGAGATGCTCCACGAAGCCGGCTACATCGGTCGGCGCGACCCCAAGGACCTTCACGTCATCGACCCTGAGAACGAGGTCGAGTTCTTCTACCTGCGCCCCAAGGACATCGCCACCTACGTCGGCTCCGGCGCGCTGGACGTCGGGATCACCGGCCGCGACCTGCTGCTCGATGCCCGCATGCCGGGTGCGCGAGAGGTCGAGGCCCTCGGCTTCGGGGACTCGACATTCCGCTTCGCGGGGCCGCCCGGACGGTTCGCCGACGTCGAGGACCTGCAGGGCTTCCGCGTCGCGACGGCCTACCCCGGGCTCGTCGACGCGTTCCTCGACGATCGCGGCGTCGCGGTCGACCTGGTGCCGCTGGACGGTGCGGTCGAGTCGGCCGTGCGGCTCGGCGTGGCCGACGCCGTCGCCGACGTCGTCTCGACCGGCACCACGCTGCGCCAGGCGGGACTGGAGATCTTCGGCCCGGTGCTGCTGCAGTCCGAGGCGGTCCTGATCACATCGCCCACCCAGGCGGAGGGCACCGGCACCCTGCTCCGTCGCCTCCGCGGCGTGATGGTCGCGCGGCGGTACGTGATGGTCGACTACGACCTCCCGGCCGAGCTGGTGGATGACGCCGTCAAGATCGCCCCCGGCATCGAGTCGCCGACGATCTCGCCGCTGCGCGACCCCGCGTGGGTCGCGGTGCGCGTCATGGTCGCCCGGAAGGGTGTGAACCAGGTGATGGACGCGCTCTACGCGATCGGCGCCCGCGCCATCCTCGTCACGGCGATCCACAACGCGAGGCTCTGA